A section of the Humulus lupulus chromosome 2, drHumLupu1.1, whole genome shotgun sequence genome encodes:
- the LOC133814893 gene encoding homeobox-leucine zipper protein ROC8-like, with protein MFLKFILSMNIVWKYIKNILMDIVQGVCSNKSQMEFEMGRIIGSCNEHEEDSNSRNAHKKSYHRHTNHQIAQLEGFFKECPHPDENQRRLLGRELGLDPKQVKFWFQNKRTQTKAQHERADNNVLRAENERIQCENIAIREALRNVICPACGGPPFGQEERQHSLQKLQLENAQLKEEHEKVSNLLAKYTGKPLSEIERLTSGIPSSAESSFDLQPPALRQGSSSSLNMENAKMNQFHNNHHFRGIIEMERGLMVETAAGAMDELIKLIRIDQPLWTRASSSSATTDHGDGRGYTLHRDSYNKIFPQRDTTNHFPCPSSARFESSKHSGMVAMNAAQLVDIFLDSNKWVDLFTTIITKARTIEVLEKGDSGNRHAALQMMYEQMHVLSPHVPSREFYFLRHCQQFEVGSWAIVDVSYEISRESNSCSRCWKFPSGCIIQDMSNGCSKVSWVEHVQVDDKIQTHRLYRDVVCNNTAYGAERWIVSLERMIERFTYCSKVIDSNVPAFHEFGGVISLAEGKKSITKLGHRMVKSFCGMLGMSGKMDFPHLSEVNNSGVRVSVRKSTAPGQPFGIIVSAATSLWLPLPHLTLFDFFTQHKSRLQWDVLSNGHPIHEIAHIPTGANPKNCISILRPFIPSENSILMVQESYVDALGSFVIYAPIDVPTLNIAISGENSSNIPILPSGIIICGDGRTEHSSTGTANVEALTSNSSNTTNASSSVGSLLTVAFQILVSNPLSSKQLINMDSVATVNTLISSTVQKIKSSLSCSTQE; from the exons TCTTGTAACGAACATGAGGAAGACTCTAATTCTCGCAATGCCCATAAGAAGTCATATCATCGCCATACAAACCACCAAATAGCACAACTAGAAGG ATTTTTCAAGGAATGCCCACACCCAGATGAAAACCAGCGGCGTCTACTAGGGAGAGAGCTTGGTCTTGACCCTAAACAAGTTAAGTTCTGGTTTCAGAATAAAAGGACCCAAACAAAG GCTCAGCATGAGAGGGCGGATAACAATGTTCTTAGAGCAGAGAACGAAAGGATCCAATGTGAAAATATTGCGATTCGAGAGGCACTCAGGAATGTGATCTGCCCTGCATGTGGAGGCCCACCCTTTGGTCAGGAAGAACGTCAACACAGTTTGCAAAAACTGCAACTCGAAAATGCTCAGTTGAAAGaggag CATGAGAAGGTGTCGAACCTTCTAGCCAAGTACACGGGGAAACCATTATCAGAAATAGAGAGGCTAACAAGTGGAATCCCCAGTAGTGCTGAGTCCTCTTTTGACCTACAGCCACCTGCTTTAAGGCAAGGCTCATCAAGTTCCCTAAACATGGAAAATGCCAAAATGAACCAGTTCCATAATAATCACCATTTCAGAGGAATCATAGAGATGGAAAGGGGACTTATGGTGGAGACGGCAGCAGGTGCCATGGATGAACTAATTAAGCTTATCAGGATTGATCAGCCTTTGTGGACCAGGGCATCATCCTCTTCTGCCACCACGGATCATGGCGATGGCCGCGGTTACACTCTTCACCGTGATAGCTACAATAAGATATTTCCCCAGAGAGACACTACTAATCATTTCCCATGTCCCTCTTCTGCTCGATTTGAATCATCGAAACACTCGGGAATGGTGGCTATGAATGCTGCGCAATTGGTTGATATCTTTCTAGATTCC AATAAATGGGTAGATCTATTCACTACAATTATTACAAAAGCGAGGACAATTGAGGTACTTGAGAAAGGAGACTCAGGAAACAGACATGCAGCTTTGCAAATG ATGTATGAGCAAATGCATGTCCTTTCACCTCACGTGCCTTCAAGAGAATTCTATTTCCTTCGGCATTGTCAGCAATTTGAGGTTGGAAGTTGGGCGATTGTtgatgtttcttatgaaatttcaAGGGAGAGTAACTCTTGTTCTCGGTGTTGGAAGTTTCCCTCTGGTTGCATCATACAAGACATGTCTAATGGCTGCTCCAAG GTTAGCTGGGTTGAACACGTACAAGTGGATGATAAAATCCAAACTCATCGGCTCTATAGGGATGTTGTTTGCAATAACACTGCATATGGAGCCGAAAGATGGATTGTCTCATTGGAAAGAATGATTGAAAGATTCACTTATTGTTCCAAAGTAATAGATAGTAATGTTCCCGCTTTTCATGAATTCGGTGGAG TGATAAGCTTAGCAGAAGGAAAGAAAAGCATAACGAAACTTGGGCATAGAATGGTGAAAAGCTTTTGCGGGATGCTGGGCATGTCAGGGAAAATGGATTTTCCTCATTTATCGGAAGTCAACAATAGTGGAGTAAGAGTCTCAGTTCGTAAGAGCACAGCGCCAGGTCAACCTTTTGGAATCATTGTCAGTGCCGCTACCTCTTTATGGCTTCCTTTGCCGCACCTAACACTCTTTGATTTCTTCACACAACACAAATCCAGACTTCAG TGGGATGTTCTCTCCAATGGTCATCCAATACATGAGATTGCACACATCCCAACTGGAGCAAATCCCAAAAACTGCATTTCTATTTTACGG CCTTTCATCCCAAGTGAGAACAGCATTTTGATGGTTCAAGAGAGCTACGTTGACGCTTTGGGATCATTTGTGATATATGCACCAATAGATGTACCAACACTTAACATAGCAATAAGCGGCGAGAACTCCTCAAACATACCAATACTCCCCTCTGGAATCATAATCTGCGGAGATGGTCGTACAGAACACTCATCAACAGGAACCGCAAATGTTGAAGCTTTAACTTCCAATTCTTCAAACACAACCAATGCTTCGTCATCAGTTGGTTCACTTCTCACTGTGGCTTTCCAAATCCTGGTTTCGAATCCCTTATCTTCCAAACAGCTCATCAACATGGACTCTGTGGCCACTGTCAACACTCTTATCAGTTCGACTGTTCAGAAGATTAAATCTTCACTTAGCTGCTCTACCCAAGAGTGA